The proteins below are encoded in one region of Pseudophryne corroboree isolate aPseCor3 chromosome 8, aPseCor3.hap2, whole genome shotgun sequence:
- the LOC134949972 gene encoding uncharacterized protein LOC134949972, with protein sequence MAIDRCAATDPATDLRQTQPPITIRLSHRSPSDPATDLPQTQPLFTVRPSRRSPSNPTADLPQTQPPITITLSHRSPSDPATDLPHTQPPISLRPSHRSPSDPATISIRPHHRSPSDPATDLRQTQPPISFRPSHRSPSDPATDLHQTQPPISFRPSHRSPSDPATDLLQTQPPISFRPSHRSPSDRADPATDHCQTQPPISVRPSRDLRQTQPLISVRPSRRSPSDPAADLHQNQPPISIKTSHRSPSDPPPNLLQTQPPISIRPSHRSPTDPTPDLHQTQPPISFRPNPRSPSDPATDLLQTHPPISIRPSHRSPSDPTPDLPSDPAPDVHQPQPPISFRPSPRSPSDPPPNLLQTQPPISIRPSHRSPTDPTPDLHQTQPPISFRPNPRSPSDPATDLLQTQPPISIRPSHRSPSDPTPDLHQTQPPNSFRPSPRSPIRPSPRCPSDPAPDLHQTQPLMSMRPSP encoded by the exons ATGGCCATCGATCGCTGTGCTGCAACAG ACCCAGCCACTGATCTCCGTCAGACCCAGCCACCGATCACCATTAGACTCAGCCACAGATCTCCGTCAGACCCAGCCACCGATCTCCCTCAGACCCAACCGCTGTTCACCGTCAGACCCAGCCGGCGATCACCATCTAATCCAACCGCCGATCTCCCTCAGACCCAGCCACCGATCACCATCACACTCAGCCACAGATCTCCCTCAGACCCCGCCACCGATCTCCCTCATACCCAACCGCCGATCTCCCTCAGACCCAGCCACAGATCTCCGTCAGACCCTGCCACGATCTCCATCAGGCCCCACCACCGATCTCCCTCAGACCCAGCCACAGATCTTCGTCAGACCCAGCCACCGATCTCCTTCAGACCCAGCCACCGATCTCCTTCAGACCCAGCCACCGATCTCCATCAGACCCAGCCACCGATCTCCTTCAGACCCAGCCACCGATCTCCTTCAGACCCAGCCACCGATCTCCTTCAGACCCAGCCACCGATCTCCTTCAGACCCAGCCACCGATCTCCATCAGACCGAGCCG ACCCAGCCACCGATCACTGTCAGACCCAGCCACCAATTTCCGTCAGACCCAGCCGCGATCTCCGTCAGACCCAGCCACTGATCTCCGTCAGACCCAGCCGCCGATCTCCGTCAGACCCAGCCGCCGATCTCCATCAGAATCAGCCGCCGATCTCCATCAAAACCAGCCACCGATCTCCGTCAGACCCACCTCCCAATCTCCTTCAGACCCAGCCCCCGATCTCCATCAGACCCAGCCACCGATCTCCTACAGACCCAACCCCCGATCTCCATCAGACCCAGCCACCGATCTCCTTCAGACCCAACCCCCGATCTCCATCAGACCCAGCCACCGATCTCCTTCAGACCCATCCCCCGATCTCCATCAGACCCAGCCACCGATCTCCTTCAGACCCAACCCCCGATCTCCCATCAGACCCAGCCCCCGATGTCCATCAGCCCCAGCCCCCGATCTCCTTCAGACCCAGCCCCCGATCTCCATCAGACCCACCTCCCAATCTCCTTCAGACCCAGCCCCCGATCTCCATCAGACCCAGCCACCGATCTCCTACAGACCCAACCCCCGATCTCCATCAGACCCAGCCACCGATCTCCTTCAGACCCAACCCCCGATCTCCATCAGACCCAGCCACCGATCTCCTTCAGACCCAACCCCCGATCTCCATCAGACCCAGCCACCGATCTCCTTCAGACCCAACCCCCGATCTCCATCAGACCCAGCCACCGAACTCCTTCAGACCCAGCCCCCGATCTCCCATCAGACCCAGCCCCCGATGTCCATCAGACCCAGCCCCCGATCTCCATCAGACCCAGCCCCTGATGTCCATGAGACCCAGCCCCTGA